Within Ictalurus furcatus strain D&B chromosome 3, Billie_1.0, whole genome shotgun sequence, the genomic segment actaaaaagaaatgaaacctTACCAACACAATGACATGGTGCAATCTCATATTGAGCCTTAAGCGGTGTATCCAGCAGGTTTTTGATGGGCGTATCCAGCAATTTCATGGGTGAATCCAGAAAACACTGCAGCCCTGGCTCTTTTTTGGGAGTAGAAGCAGGAGGTTTACACGGGTCCTCACTACGTCCTTCAATATTGGTAGAAATCACTGCCACGCCTCCAGCCATCTCCACCTTCACTTTATTGGGGGACTTGATGGCTAGAGACCTCCTCTCAAACACAGGGGAAGGCTGGAACTGTTGTAACTGCTGCTCCATGGTGGCCAGGATGCTCTTATGCTGGCTATGCGTGCAGGTTGAAGATGTCTGTTCCTGTTTTACTGTTGCTAGCATGCTTCCAGTCAGGTCTCGATCCTGATGCTGGATTTGATGGGGTGGCATTAGGATTGGGGCCTCAAATCTTGGGTCATTCTCACGTTTAACAAGCTGCAGGTCAGGTCTGATCTTGTCGGGGCTCTGGGGACAGAATGGCCTTTCCTTCTTTTGTAGGAGATGCATTCGCAGGGCTGCATGCCTCTGGAAGTCCCCTTGTGAACCCGGGCTTGAAAGGGGTCCTCTCTGGAATTGGAAACAGGAGTCCCGTGATTCAGCTTTGGGAAACATCTGGGCTGGCATCTGTCTACCGTGGGTACCATCTGGTAGCTGAAGTTGCATTTGTTCATATTGTGAGTGCTGAAAGTCCACATTTCTGGGCAGCATGTGTTTGACAAGCTGCAGGGAATGTTGGGCACTTAGAGATGGAGTGTACTGTCTCTGTGGCTGCTTTTGCATCTCTGCTCCACCTCCAAAGCAAAACACAGACGTCATGTCATTAGGTGAAGGCTGCGAGTTGGGCCGAGGCTGATCAGGAAAAGGGAGGGTCAGTTGCGTAGATGGATTGGATCCATTCTGCACTTTACTTGTCGTTTTAGGTTGCCTGTATGTTGGAGATGATATTTCTGCCTGTGTGTAGGCTTCCATTGTGTGTCTGTTTGGGAATTGGGAATTCACCTGACCCTGAGAGGGGTTCTGTAACTGTGATGCCATTTTGGGACCCTGTGCATCATGATGCATGATGGTGCTGGCTTGTTGCTTGTGGGCTTCATATTGCTGGTGAGGCTGTGAAAGTCCCCGCTGCACAAAGTCAGGAGGTAGTACATGCCCTaggttttgatcatttttgcatAATTGCTCTTGTTGCACTGGGGCAAAAAACTGCTCATTTGCATGCTGTTGGGGCTGGACATTGTTGAGCTGTATGTTAGGCTGGGTGTGAATATCAGAGGGTGCTTTAGGTGTTCGAGGATGGCACTCTGGGGCAGCATTAGGCTGTGCAGGAAGCTTATAGCCATTTTGCATGTGACTCTCCTGCTGTTGGGGGAAGCCTGGCTGTATCTGAAAGCTATGTGAGGTGTCAGGATTAACAAGATCACCCTGGCTCTGTCTGGCTGTGTTCTCATTTGGAGGGAAACCCTTCCAAATGTGTGCCTGGTTGGCATGGTGCTGTGAAGTTGGACTTGGAGTAGAGTTCAACTTGATCCAACCCATCTGAGTGTCAGAAGCCACATTACCTCCCTGGTCTGGGAGAGGAGgtttgtgttccagctcattACATTGATTTTTTAGAGCTGCCTGAATTTCCACAGGAGGAGCAGAGACTCTATTGCCCTGGGGGCTGCTATCAGCTCGGCAGGAAACCTCTGACTGGTGCTGTTGCATCCCATATTGTAAGTGCTGTTGGCCTGTAAGAGTGCTGGGCTTCTGATTAGTGACTGAGTTCTTGAATGAACCAAATGTGCCAGCAACTTCAGCCTGTGCTGGCATCGGATAAGACTCCTGACTGAAATCCTGCCTCGACTTGGCGAACATGCTTAAACCGACTGGGCTGCTGGCAAAACACTCCCTGCCATTTTGAGCTTGTGAACCGTCACCGATGCTCACTGTTGAGGCAATTCCTGGCCCTTTTCCCAAATCACTTTGCGGTTGATTTTCCAAAGCTGGGAGGTCAGCAAGAGGGTAAGACTGATGCTTCTGCTCTGCTCCAAAATTTCCAGAGTACCCATTCACCATAAACTCTGGGTCAAAGCCATTGCTGCCATGCACTTCTGATGGTGTCCTGGCAAGTCGCTCAGATGCAGGCATCTGAGCCAAAGTAGGGAAACCTGAGGTAACTGAAGGTGAAGAGATGGCCTGGTCATGTAGATTGCTGGTGCCTTGTGTTGTGGACACATGGTTTGGGTAATACTGAGACTGAGTTTTCTCTAAGAGGTCACAAGCAGGACCTTCCACTGTAGGTGGAGTTACTGTAGCACCATTGGGCATTGGCATCTGCTTGTTCCTCGATAATGAGAAAATGTCCCCATTAGGATAATTACAGTTTCCTGTGTCTGGTACAGGCTTACTCAGCTCAGGGATTGTGTCTAAACATCCTTCTGTATCTATCTTATTATTTTCCCATGGACCAGTTGTCTCAGAATTAACGCAGAGCTTTTTGGGCTGGTGAAGGGCTACTGATGACTGTTCGTTTAGTGCGTGCTTCACCTCACCATTTATCTTATACAGGCCCTGATCATACATGGTGACTGGGCTGGAACAGTCGTCTCGGTGTCGTTTCATTCCCTTGAAATTGCTCCAACTGACATCCCCGTTAAGTTGCTGAGGGCTGGTGTCAGGTGACTGGTTCCCATTCTGCAGCTTTGCAGGTACCTGGTTGGTGGCACTAAGCTGTGCGTGTATCAGACTTTCTTCCGTCTCATGCCTGACTTGTTCTGTTTCCATCTGGCCTGCTCTGAGTCCATTCACAAGGCTGCCGTCTCTGCTTCCtgcaacaataaaatacaataataaacatattaaacaatatacaaacatacacagtttCATCACACCCCTGTAGTGTGTTTATCagtgaagggtgtgtgtgtgtgtgtgttttgactaATTGTGTAACCAGCACAGATTTAGACTTGCCAGTACAGTAGAAACAGTTTCACTTGCTCGTACACTGATAACACGACACACTGCTCTCGGATAACCTCGCGTCCCTATCGCTTGATGTATGTGAACAAGCTACTTCTATGCCTGCAGACATGTGCTTATTGCCTTCATGTTGTTtacctcagtctctctctctctcttccccctgaGACAAGCCAATTCAAAGAGCCTTGTAAAAGCTTTTAAGGGGTCTccaaaggaaaaagaaaaagctcaGACCACATTCTTGGTGTACTCAGCATTTTCAGAAACACCCAAAATAACCACCTGATCAGGAAGTCATGTTACAACAGatgctgtggttttttttaagaatataaAAGGTCATGTGATTTGGGTTGGTGCACTTTGATACTCCCAGAATGTTACGCTACTtaatatctatctgtctatctatctatctatctgtctatctatctatctatctgtctatctatctatcagtctgtctgtctgtctgttaaaaAATACAGGAGTATTTGTTGTCTATTGTTATAATTTGGGGAAAAGAAGGGAGGAAAATAGGGATGTGGAATAATGATTATAATTCAAtgacaattatatatatatatatatatatatatatatatatatatatatatatatatatatatatacacacacaacactacacctatactgtactatatttatttttctcaacaGTATACTGCAAATAAAAATCTAGTTACTTTGGTTCAGTCATTAgagaaaatagaaataataaattaatcttaatttaatgaaatgaaaatgaaatggctAACGGTTAGCACAATTTCAGTGAGTTCCAGTCAGTTAGCTTCGCTAGTTAATAtttgtggtcatgtgactttgtgTAGTAGCAGTAAGCTTGATATATTAATACTACAATCGTTACTTATAccttaatatattattttatatatttgtatttctcaataaaaatatttttattgttcagAAAACTTCAAATTGATGACAAAAATGatactgatatttatttatttatttgtttgtttgtttattcattcattcgtttgtAGTTTTTATTGTTACTGCTCTGTAATAACATTTTCAATAATGCATGTTATTATTAGGACACAGACGTGGTATGGTTTATTCGGGAAATACTCAAATTAATCTTATGTAAGCATTTAAAAACTTATTAGAATTCATTCCTACACTCACGATTCATGCTGAGTTTTTACGGAACGAGCTCACGAGCGTAAGtgtaataaaattttattaaatgttaaatctgGAACAAAGACATGAGTGTGTGAGCAAAGGcccagcaggtgtgtgtgtgtatggtgtgtgtgtgtgtgtgttaattagaGTGCTCCGAGGCTTGGCTCGGTGATGCGTCGTCGTTATACCATCTCTCTTCTCCCTGTCATGTCATTTGCATGCCCAGGAATATTTGTCTACACTGTCTATCCCACTTCTACACATTATATAAGATAATAAACACATCTCTCTAGCTTTATGTCGATTATAGCAAACTAGCATGAATTGTAGCTAGTCTAATGTTAGCTACCTTGCTAATAAATGTAGATACAATAAAATGGTTTACATAATCTTGGCTAAATACACAATTTCAGAAAGCTAATGCTATAGACATAACATTGATTGTAGCTAAGCTAAATATGTAGCTTGCTAGCATTAGTGTAGCGCTGTATTGCAATTAAAGATTAAAATTGTATGCTAGGCAGTATGTTGTACCACCAGGACCGTAGTACAATACTatattgtgtgtcagtgtgtgttacaggtaaTGTAGGCTATTTAGCAAGGAGTAGCAAGGagagctagctagcttgctacaACAAAACTGGTGATTGTATGGCTATCTATATTCATGTGAaggaatttttttattgtgtgaaTCGATATTCATGAGCTGTATCCCAAAATAGTTGTTGTTAGGTGTTACTACAAAGTACTGTATCACTCTATTG encodes:
- the LOC128605758 gene encoding methylcytosine dioxygenase TET2-like, with amino-acid sequence METEQVRHETEESLIHAQLSATNQVPAKLQNGNQSPDTSPQQLNGDVSWSNFKGMKRHRDDCSSPVTMYDQGLYKINGEVKHALNEQSSVALHQPKKLCVNSETTGPWENNKIDTEGCLDTIPELSKPVPDTGNCNYPNGDIFSLSRNKQMPMPNGATVTPPTVEGPACDLLEKTQSQYYPNHVSTTQGTSNLHDQAISSPSVTSGFPTLAQMPASERLARTPSEVHGSNGFDPEFMVNGYSGNFGAEQKHQSYPLADLPALENQPQSDLGKGPGIASTVSIGDGSQAQNGRECFASSPVGLSMFAKSRQDFSQESYPMPAQAEVAGTFGSFKNSVTNQKPSTLTGQQHLQYGMQQHQSEVSCRADSSPQGR